From a region of the Halomonas sp. HL-93 genome:
- a CDS encoding AMP-binding protein gives MASPALTLPSYTSSTADRPLLGMTIGDKFDQVAAQYPDNDALISLHQNIHWSYRKLQEEVNRCARALLAIGVKKGDRVGIWAPNCSEWTITQFATAKIGAILVNINPSYRTHELEYALNQSGARFLITADSFKTSDYRGMLYELAPELTASAEGKLKSQKLPDLECVINLSADKHNGMWRWADLMDEAHHVSQTDVNDLQATLQFDDPINIQYTSGTTGFPKGATLSHHNILNNGFFVAESMGFTSDDRLVIPVPLYHCFGMVMGNLGCMTHGAAMIYPDEGFDPGKVLKAVHEQKATALYGVPTMFIAELDHPDFPGTDLSSLRTGIMAGSICPAEIMKQVINKMNMKGVQIAYGMTETSPVSTQTGADDSIEKRVSTVGRTQPHLETKIVDPGNGGVLPRGEIGELCTRGYSVMLKYWNNDQATAEAIDEAGWMHTGDLATMDEEGYVQIVGRIKDMVIRGGENVYPKEIEEFLYAHPAISEVQVTGVPDKKYGEELIAWVKLNATADDITGEELREYCKGKITHFKIPRYFKFVDEFPMTVTGKIQKFKMREISIQELGLDD, from the coding sequence ATGGCATCACCTGCACTTACCCTCCCAAGCTACACCAGCAGCACCGCCGATAGGCCACTGCTGGGCATGACTATTGGCGATAAATTTGATCAGGTCGCTGCGCAGTATCCCGACAACGACGCGTTAATTTCGCTACACCAGAACATCCACTGGAGCTACCGGAAACTTCAGGAAGAGGTTAACCGCTGCGCCCGCGCGCTACTCGCCATCGGCGTTAAAAAAGGCGACCGGGTAGGTATTTGGGCACCCAACTGTAGCGAGTGGACGATCACCCAATTCGCCACCGCTAAAATTGGCGCGATTCTGGTCAATATTAATCCCTCGTACCGTACCCATGAGCTTGAATACGCGCTCAACCAGTCCGGCGCGCGCTTTCTGATAACGGCCGATAGCTTCAAAACGTCGGACTACCGCGGCATGCTGTATGAGCTGGCCCCCGAACTAACAGCCAGCGCCGAGGGCAAGCTTAAGTCACAAAAACTACCCGACCTTGAGTGCGTGATTAACCTAAGCGCCGACAAGCACAACGGCATGTGGCGCTGGGCCGACCTGATGGACGAGGCACACCACGTCAGCCAAACCGACGTTAACGATCTGCAGGCCACGCTGCAGTTTGATGATCCGATCAACATTCAGTACACCTCGGGCACCACGGGCTTTCCCAAGGGCGCCACGCTGTCCCACCACAACATTCTCAATAACGGCTTTTTTGTCGCCGAAAGCATGGGCTTTACCAGCGACGACCGCCTGGTGATTCCCGTACCGCTCTACCACTGCTTCGGCATGGTGATGGGCAACCTGGGCTGTATGACCCATGGCGCAGCGATGATCTACCCAGACGAAGGCTTTGATCCTGGCAAAGTACTTAAGGCGGTACACGAACAAAAAGCCACGGCGCTTTATGGCGTGCCGACCATGTTTATCGCCGAGCTGGATCATCCGGACTTCCCCGGCACTGATCTCTCTTCGCTACGCACCGGTATTATGGCGGGGTCGATCTGCCCGGCGGAAATCATGAAGCAGGTCATCAATAAGATGAACATGAAAGGCGTACAGATCGCCTACGGCATGACGGAAACCAGCCCTGTATCTACCCAAACCGGCGCCGACGACAGCATAGAAAAGCGTGTGTCGACTGTCGGCCGTACCCAGCCGCACCTGGAAACCAAAATTGTCGACCCAGGCAACGGTGGGGTTCTGCCCCGCGGTGAAATTGGCGAATTGTGCACCCGCGGCTACAGCGTGATGCTCAAATACTGGAACAACGATCAAGCCACCGCCGAGGCCATTGACGAGGCGGGCTGGATGCATACTGGTGACTTGGCCACCATGGATGAAGAAGGCTACGTTCAGATCGTCGGGCGTATCAAGGACATGGTGATTCGCGGCGGTGAAAACGTTTACCCCAAAGAGATCGAGGAGTTTCTCTACGCTCACCCGGCCATTTCAGAGGTGCAGGTCACTGGCGTGCCGGACAAAAAATACGGTGAAGAGTTAATTGCCTGGGTCAAACTCAACGCTACTGCCGACGACATCACAGGCGAAGAACTGCGCGAATACTGCAAAGGCAAGATCACCCACTTCAAGATTCCGCGCTACTTCAAATTCGTCGATGAATTCCCAATGACCGTCACTGGCAAAATCCAGAAATTTAAAATGCGTGAAATTTCCATTCAGGAGCTGGGGCTGGACGACTAG
- a CDS encoding acetyl/propionyl/methylcrotonyl-CoA carboxylase subunit alpha, with protein sequence MTSNPTKFDTLLVANRGEIACRVMRTARRMGLKTVAVYSDADASARHVREADEAIRLGPAAARESYLNIEAVIDAAKRTGSGAIHPGYGFLSENGSFVKALEQAGITFVGPPMAAIAAMGDKSAAKVRMANAGVPLVPGYHGDDQGDALLRDEADKIGYPVMLKASAGGGGKGMRVVESTDAFQAALDGCRRESKAAFGDDRMLIEKYLVQPRHVEVQVFCDHQGNGVYLFERDCSVQRRHQKVIEEAPAPGMTADLRRAMGDAAVRAAQEIGYVGAGTVEFLLDADGSFYFMEMNTRLQVEHPVTEMITGQDLVEWQLRVAMGEPLPCTQDELTITGHSFEARIYAEDPDQDFLPATGLLTRFALDLEGADLNADQVRLDSGVESGDAVSMHYDPMLAKLIVHGVDRDAALATLNRALAALDVQGVVTNRAFLMRLATHPSFKNVELDTRFIERNEATLFAPKTYSREAYASAALIGLNQLAQECESDSPWDRHDGFRLNAPHTIRIALCDPASAQAPDNDEAVVIVEGKRSSGESLWNLTIGDETLTASLQPLTGDAVAVTLNGHRHRLQARRDGHIVVMADPSGETRLFWRRIDAIDHGHHEAESTLTAPMNGTVVALLVEPSVAVEKGMPLMVMEAMKMEHTMTAPADGSVASFHFRAGDTVSQGDVLLDFAPSE encoded by the coding sequence ATGACGTCTAATCCCACGAAATTCGATACGCTGCTAGTGGCCAACCGAGGCGAAATCGCCTGCCGTGTAATGCGTACCGCGCGCCGCATGGGCTTAAAAACCGTGGCTGTTTACTCTGACGCCGATGCCAGTGCTCGTCACGTGCGCGAAGCCGACGAAGCGATACGCTTAGGCCCCGCCGCCGCGCGGGAAAGCTATCTGAATATCGAGGCGGTCATCGACGCCGCTAAACGTACCGGTAGCGGCGCGATACACCCCGGCTACGGCTTTCTTTCCGAGAATGGCAGCTTTGTAAAGGCGCTTGAACAAGCAGGTATTACCTTTGTGGGCCCGCCCATGGCGGCAATTGCCGCCATGGGCGATAAATCTGCCGCCAAGGTGCGCATGGCCAATGCTGGTGTCCCGCTGGTGCCTGGCTACCACGGTGATGACCAAGGCGACGCTCTGCTTCGTGATGAAGCCGACAAGATCGGCTACCCGGTAATGCTCAAAGCCAGCGCAGGCGGTGGCGGCAAAGGCATGCGCGTGGTCGAATCCACTGACGCCTTCCAAGCCGCGCTAGACGGCTGCCGACGCGAGTCCAAGGCCGCCTTCGGCGACGATCGCATGCTGATAGAGAAGTACCTTGTGCAGCCGCGCCACGTGGAAGTGCAGGTATTCTGCGACCATCAAGGCAACGGCGTCTACTTGTTCGAGCGCGACTGCAGCGTTCAGCGCCGCCATCAAAAAGTCATCGAAGAAGCACCCGCACCGGGTATGACAGCGGACCTGCGCCGCGCCATGGGTGATGCCGCAGTGCGCGCTGCCCAAGAGATCGGCTATGTAGGCGCGGGCACCGTCGAATTTTTGCTAGACGCGGATGGGTCTTTCTACTTTATGGAGATGAACACCCGCCTTCAGGTTGAGCACCCGGTCACCGAGATGATCACCGGGCAGGATCTTGTCGAGTGGCAGCTGCGCGTGGCGATGGGCGAACCGCTACCCTGCACCCAAGACGAACTGACCATTACCGGGCACAGCTTTGAAGCACGTATTTATGCCGAAGACCCGGATCAGGACTTTCTGCCCGCCACTGGACTGCTGACGCGCTTCGCGCTGGATCTAGAGGGTGCCGATTTAAACGCCGATCAGGTTCGATTGGATAGCGGCGTGGAAAGCGGTGATGCCGTGTCGATGCACTACGACCCTATGCTCGCCAAACTGATCGTTCACGGCGTTGACCGCGACGCGGCGCTCGCAACGCTTAATCGTGCCCTGGCGGCGCTGGACGTCCAAGGCGTGGTCACCAACCGCGCCTTCTTAATGCGTTTAGCAACGCATCCCAGCTTTAAAAATGTGGAGTTGGATACGCGCTTTATTGAACGCAATGAAGCCACGCTGTTCGCGCCGAAAACCTATAGCCGGGAAGCCTACGCCAGCGCCGCGCTGATTGGCCTGAACCAACTAGCGCAAGAATGCGAGAGCGACTCGCCCTGGGACCGCCATGATGGCTTCCGCCTGAATGCACCCCACACTATTCGCATTGCACTCTGCGATCCGGCAAGTGCTCAGGCACCGGATAACGACGAGGCCGTGGTGATTGTTGAGGGCAAGCGCAGCAGTGGCGAGTCGCTGTGGAATCTCACCATCGGCGATGAAACGCTTACCGCCAGCCTGCAGCCGCTCACAGGCGATGCCGTCGCGGTCACGCTGAACGGCCACCGCCATCGCCTTCAAGCACGCCGTGATGGTCATATTGTGGTAATGGCCGACCCCAGCGGCGAAACCCGCCTGTTCTGGCGGCGTATCGACGCCATCGATCACGGCCACCACGAAGCAGAATCCACGCTGACGGCACCCATGAACGGCACCGTCGTTGCACTACTCGTTGAGCCCAGCGTGGCCGTTGAGAAAGGCATGCCGCTGATGGTCATGGAAGCCATGAAAATGGAACACACCATGACCGCTCCGGCCGATGGCAGCGTGGCGTCGTTCCACTTCCGGGCCGGTGATACGGTCAGCCAGGGCGATGTCCTGCTCGACTTTGCCCCCAGCGAATAG
- a CDS encoding class I SAM-dependent methyltransferase has product MAFHSPLVAHYQQALRDREVLDQIRAHYPDGPTLRQLAPLDQLHIGGMAASAKLLNLIDPSEPTRVLDIGAGLGGLMRQGAALGYHMVGLDLTHRFNVLNQSLSALVENPDTPPLAWITADACALPFTAGCFDAVVFQHSLLNMPDAARVIGECHRVLSSQGQLVMHEVVSGPNVADLIYPVPWATSAAHSHLLTQETLVQLLTSKGFHIQHLDDWSDTALEWRQRQRQKEQTPRQAVLSPQWVFGERFMAMGQHLVENLVSGAIKLVEIKASCYSQ; this is encoded by the coding sequence ATGGCTTTCCACTCGCCCCTCGTGGCGCATTATCAGCAGGCGCTGCGTGATCGCGAGGTGTTGGACCAAATCCGTGCTCACTATCCTGACGGCCCAACGCTGCGCCAGCTTGCTCCCCTCGACCAGTTGCATATTGGCGGTATGGCGGCTTCCGCCAAACTGCTCAACCTGATCGACCCCAGTGAGCCGACCCGTGTGCTGGATATAGGCGCGGGGCTAGGCGGGTTAATGCGCCAGGGTGCGGCCCTTGGCTATCACATGGTGGGTCTTGATCTTACCCATCGTTTTAACGTCCTCAACCAATCGCTGAGCGCCCTGGTAGAAAACCCAGACACCCCGCCACTTGCTTGGATCACCGCTGACGCCTGCGCGCTCCCCTTTACAGCGGGGTGTTTCGATGCCGTGGTGTTTCAACACAGCTTGCTCAACATGCCCGACGCGGCCAGGGTGATTGGCGAGTGTCACCGCGTGCTAAGCTCTCAAGGCCAATTAGTGATGCATGAAGTGGTTAGTGGTCCTAACGTGGCGGATCTTATCTACCCCGTGCCATGGGCAACCTCGGCCGCGCATTCTCATCTACTTACCCAAGAGACATTAGTCCAACTGCTCACGTCGAAAGGCTTTCACATTCAACACCTCGACGACTGGAGCGATACCGCCCTTGAGTGGCGCCAGCGCCAGCGCCAAAAAGAGCAGACCCCACGCCAGGCAGTGCTTTCCCCTCAGTGGGTCTTTGGCGAGCGTTTCATGGCAATGGGCCAGCATCTGGTCGAGAATCTGGTCAGCGGCGCAATTAAATTGGTAGAAATCAAGGCCAGTTGCTATTCTCAATAG
- a CDS encoding hydroxymethylglutaryl-CoA lyase, with translation MALPTSVKLFEMAPRDGLQNEPGDPVPTAIKIELIERLAKTGIAHIEAASFVSPKWVPQMGDAAEVMAGIQRHPGVVYSALTPNMKGLENALAVGVEEVAVFGAASEAFSQKNINCSIAESLARFAPVLERAKSAGVPVRGYVSCVLGCPYEGDIVPRKVAEVAKALYDMGCYEISLGDTIGVGTPLAAKRMIEATRQHVPVEHLAAHFHDTYGMALANLYAVLEEGVSVIDAATAGLGGCPYAKGASGNVATEDVLYLLAGLGIDTGTDLQAVIDTGYWITGELGRKPSSKVALAKGRASL, from the coding sequence ATGGCGCTGCCTACGTCCGTCAAACTGTTTGAAATGGCCCCTCGCGACGGCTTGCAAAATGAGCCGGGTGACCCAGTGCCCACCGCTATTAAAATCGAATTGATTGAGCGGCTTGCCAAGACGGGTATAGCGCACATCGAAGCCGCCAGTTTTGTCTCCCCCAAGTGGGTGCCGCAAATGGGCGATGCCGCTGAGGTAATGGCCGGCATTCAGCGCCATCCAGGAGTGGTTTACTCCGCGCTGACACCTAATATGAAAGGGCTGGAAAACGCTTTAGCGGTTGGTGTTGAAGAAGTCGCGGTGTTCGGCGCGGCCTCCGAAGCGTTTTCGCAGAAGAACATCAACTGCTCCATTGCCGAATCCCTAGCGCGCTTTGCACCAGTACTTGAACGCGCCAAGTCGGCGGGCGTGCCGGTGCGCGGCTATGTGTCTTGCGTGCTGGGCTGCCCCTACGAAGGCGATATTGTGCCGCGCAAGGTGGCCGAGGTGGCCAAAGCACTTTATGACATGGGTTGTTACGAAATCTCGCTGGGCGACACCATTGGCGTTGGCACCCCGCTCGCCGCCAAGCGCATGATCGAGGCGACCCGCCAGCATGTGCCTGTTGAGCATCTCGCTGCCCACTTTCACGACACCTATGGCATGGCGCTGGCAAACCTCTACGCCGTGTTGGAAGAAGGCGTCAGCGTGATTGATGCGGCTACCGCCGGGCTCGGCGGCTGCCCGTACGCCAAGGGCGCGTCAGGCAATGTGGCCACCGAAGACGTGCTCTATCTATTAGCAGGACTCGGCATCGATACCGGCACTGACCTGCAAGCAGTGATTGATACCGGCTATTGGATTACCGGCGAACTGGGGCGCAAACCCAGCTCTAAAGTCGCCCTGGCAAAAGGCCGCGCCAGCTTATAA